Within Ascochyta rabiei chromosome 4, complete sequence, the genomic segment GGAGGAATCCGTGGTGCGTGTCACCATGCATGTTTGGGACGCCATGCACAGAGATCTGGAAGCACTCAAGAACGAGAAGCGGGTGCTGGAGACCAAAATTGCGCGACTGGAGAAGCAGAAGGCTAACCATCATGTGGAGGAACACAACGACGAAGAGCTAACGCAGATTGGCAAGCTTCAGTTCCAGAATGAGCAGAACAAGACGCAAAAAGCAACGATGGCTCGAGCTCTGTCGGAGAAGGACATCCAGATCAAAGAACTGCAGCTGGAGATCAACAATTTCAAGGACAGTATGGAGATCACGGCAAACGCAGTCAAAGACCACGCTGATGCTATTGCGCAACGCGACTATCTCCAGGCTATATCGAGGGACGACGGAGATGGTGCCTCATGCCTCCTTGCCAACTTGACTGACGTCAAGAATTGCGAGATCGAAAGTCTGTCAAAAAAGATGGACGACCTTCAGGAGAAACTTGAGGTCTCCAAGATAGAACGCGGCGCGGTTGCCAACTCCAACGAACTCAAGGCTACAGCACAGAATCATCTTGATCTACTCAATCAGCGTGAAAAGCTACTTCGATCCTCGCAGGAGAGGTACGCAGCCGAACATACGAAGGTGGGCAAGCTTGAAGACGACCTTGAAGATCTCCAGCAAAAGCTAAATCAGGTTGGTGACCTGCAAGCCATGCTCTGCGAAAAGAGCAGCGAGTGTGACCGCTACCGTAACCAGCTCAAGAACCAAGAGAAACGTGTCGAAGATCACAAGCAGCGTGCTCTGCGTGCATCCAACAATGGAGCAGCTCTCCGCGGCGCTGCCCACTTGGTGAAGCCGCATGCAAGCACCAAATTTTCTGTACTTGCCCTTGGTTGCTCCGAATGCTACGCCAAGAATTTATACTGCGATAACAAGGCTCGCTGCCGCAGCTGCACGGAGAACAACGAGAAATGTGCTCGCTGGCGATGCAGTCTTTACCACATTTTGGGTCAATGCCCAGACACCCCATGCCGTTTCCCTCATGATGAACAAGGCTGGCTCTGTCACGTTGAGCCGAGACCCCAGTGGTGAGGGAATGCCGATGGTCGGGAAGCAAATGAAACTTAAGGCTCCAATCACAGGCTGGTGGCGGCAGTGCCTATTTGCTAGCTTTTAGTAGACATGACAGGCTTTTTGATCAATAATTTGACCATCTTGATATGCTGTGCAGACAGCAAGCTACAATACCACAGACACCAAATATTCCATAGTTTCAAGATCTGCATGATGACCAATCTCGGTAACTCTTCTTCCTCCCCAGCCTGCCATATATTTCTCGGTTCTCAACTCCCTGCTCCTTGGCCCTTCCTTGAGATGCTCACAATTTCATCTTCACGTCTCGGCACCACTTCAACGCTCATTAATTTTCTCTTATCCGCCTCACAAGTCCTCATCTGGCTCACTCAACATGTGTGTAATCCCTGTAGTCTCACTAGCTGTCGTGTTCCAGTCGAGCGTAGATACGTTTTCTCGTCGGAGAATTCACTTCAACGTCTCAACAAAGCAGTCGAAGCGCGGGACATGGCTGTGCAAGTAAAGGGCGATGTTATGATGGCACTCCATACCGCATTAGAAGAGACACGATTAGTCAGGGAGGAGGCTAAGTCACTCCTTCGCGAACCAAGCGCATCGAAATGTCGAATATCTACACTCAAGAGCAAATCCTTGTTTTTGAGAAATGAGGTATTAAAATTTGCTGAGCGGAATCGAGGAGAGAAGGAGAGTGTGGCGGAGGCTGCTAAGTACATTCGATGCAGGATCGAGCATTTGGTACAACAGAAAACTCAGAAGCAACAGGTGGTAGCGGGTAGCCTGAGGGAGGTGGAGGTTAGGAATGTACAGCTAGAGAGCTCGCTAGTCTTGATGAGAGAAGAGGGGCAGGATCGTGGTCGGGAAAGTATCATGGATATTGCGGCCGTGCAGATCGATAAGGAGCATGAGGGACAAGGGTGGCATGGTATATGGGGCTTGAGTTGGTGGAGTCCCAACGTCTGGGGTGTGTGGAAAGAAGAGGAGCGTTCATTATCTAGGTTTGGACCTGGAAATGGctcgcagcagcagcagtagtaaACTGGCATACAAAAGTTGCATTACAGCTACGCATAATTCAGCTAGTTATGTAGCAGTGCTGGTTTTATCTCCATTTAGTGCAATAATCTTTTGTGAACCGTGCTCAGCTGCTACTATCACAATTGCCATAGTATTACCCGTTGGCAGGTCCGCATGCATGCCAGCATCGACAACAAACAGATTGTCTGCACTATATCAGCATGTCATTCGGTCGTAATATAAAGTCTCAGATTACCTGTGCCATACACCTTACAATTGGTGTCGACCACGCTGGTGCCATTCTTCGTTCCGTCATCCGTGCCCATAATCGTGGTACCTATCATGTGTTGCCCTCCGATGACGACCGTCATGGGGTCCTTGGCACTAAGCGCGTACTCGAGGACGGACGCGCCAGTCGAGTTTGCAGGACCACTGTATACCAGGGTGCTGTTGGGTAGACGGCTTATGGCTAAGAGCTCGTCGACAGCTTTTATAATTGCCTCTTTGTCGGAGTCAGTTTGTAAGTGTGGGTTCTTCATCCACTCCGTTTTGCCTTCGGATGTAATGCCGAGAGTACCGGTTGAAGTGGAGTTGTGTGTGATGGCTACGAGGAATGTGACTGTGTTGTTTGCCAGTGCTACTGTGTCTATCTGAACAAAAGTTGTGTGTCCATCGTCGTTTGTGACGGTTGTGTAGGATGTGAGACGATTCCAAGACTGTGCGAGAGGGCCTGAGCCATGTGCATAGAGGTCAAGAATTTCTTCACTAGGGCTCCTGAGTTCGGTCTGGTTGAGGATGCTCGTGCCTCCAGGAACGTTGAACGAGAGTATGAGGATTGTATGGTCTCGAACGAAGCCGACTGGAGATTCACCCCATTCGCTCTTAGGTGGGAGCGTAACTCTGGTTGAGCCTGATTCGACGATACTGATCTGGTCTGATGGGCCAATACCGGAGTTGAACAGGATACGAGGACTCGACATGGCTCCAGCTGCGAGTTTCAATTTACCGCCTGGGCTGACGTTGATGATGGAGCGCTGGCCAACGGCGTCCTCAACCTCCACTCCAGTGACCGTCGATCTTGTTCGTACTGCACGTACGACTTTGGTGTGCAGCTGTAATTTGAATTTCGGAAGAACGTTTGCAAGTGGTAGATACGTGCCAACGGGGCCTGCTCGGAACCCTTCTTGTATGTTGAGCGCCGGGTGTGAGTAGACCTTGTACTTCTTATCTGGCTCTTCGTTTATATCGACTTGCTTGTAGCCACCCTAAGCGAAGAACTTCGACGCAACGTCCCACACAGCTTTGTCATAATATTGCCATCGGTAGAAGGACTTGTAGATCCAGGATTGCGTTCGTACAAGCTTCTGGCCGCCGCCTCGACATCGGCCCATTTCCAACCCACAGGCCATTTATCGTCGAAGTCAAAGCTTGGTGGCCTGACAAATTGCATAGCATTCTCTACCGTGCCACCTCCAAGTATGCAACCGGCCAAGGCAGTTTCAGGCACATCTTTGCAGTACCCATCGTTTCCAGGCCAAGTCATTAAAGCGTAAAACAATCCCGGTACGTCATAAACAGTAAGCGTTTCGTTCCAAGGCGTGAGGAGATCTCCGCCTGACGAAAACAGAGAAGGTCCACCTCTTTCCAGTACAAGTACGGATTTACCTGTCTCAGCGAATCTTTCTGAAACGACTAAACCTGACGCACCACCTCCGACGACGATGTAATCGAATGTGGGGTTGTGCACGGGCACAGTATAGTTACCCGATGTTGGTTTTGCTGTATTGCCTTGAGCTTGCACGTTGATGGCATTGGCCACAAGAGCAAATGATGAGATAACTCGTCTTCCGACCATATTGACAACCCTGAAGGAGGTATATGAGATGTTTTTCAGACTGGTGTGCGGCAGTGGCTGAAGAACTCTCTGTTGTTATACTCGTTCCGAACGCCGCTCCATCAGCCCTGCTGATAGTCTCAACCATGCTGACAGGACTAGAGAAGTGGTGCAG encodes:
- a CDS encoding Cellobiose dehydrogenase (acceptor); translated protein: MSSPRILFNSGIGPSDQISIVESGSTRVTLPPKSEWGESPVGFVRDHTILILSFNVPGGTSILNQTELRSPSEEILDLYAHGSGPLAQSWNRLTSYTTVTNDDGHTTFVQIDTVALANNTVTFLVAITHNSTSTGTLGITSEGKTEWMKNPHLQTDSDKEAIIKAVDELLAISRLPNSTLVYSGPANSTGASVLEYALSAKDPMTVVIGGQHMIGTTIMGTDDGTKNGTSVVDTNCKVYGTGNLRLYITTE